The window ATCTTGAGTAACATCTATCACCCTGCCCGATGGCCTCAAACCGAAGACTTGGGCCATATCAAGAATGGTGGGAGACATGGGACCCATACGGAAATCGAAGGTGTTTGTGCCCGTATTCCAAAAGAGGAGGGCAGAAGCAAGCAATTCGGGCTTAGGGGTAATTGAAATCTTCGAAAGCATAATCAGTTCGTAGATGCCGTTACTCATCCATTTCTGCTTGAAGGAAGGTTCCAACTCGTCAATCCACTGGGCCCAGGCAAGATCATTCATCAAGGGAAAGCCTCGACGATGAAAAGACCACTTAGAAGAAGAAATGCCCGAGTCGGCCAAATAAGGATTTGGGGTAAACCAGTTTCCCCTAGGCATATTACTTTCTATTACTGAGGGAACCCGAGAAATCCAGGCAGGACCCAAAGATTGAACCCCATGCATCTCAAAGAAGAGTTCAGAATGCAGGCCTGCCCGCGGACGATGCAGCCCGTTGAGCAGACGGCGTAGAGTGGCAATTCCTTCACCAGACTCGTAGGATGGTAGGGCTTGGCCGGATCCTGAGGCCATTTGATAAAGGCCGTGGGGAAGAAGAACAAGGAAAACGGTAAAGATGCAACCTCGTCGGACAACGAGaaagaaatgatgaaagaatTGGGGAAGTTTTGTTGTATCAGAGAAGGTTTTCTTTTTTACGAAACACAGAGAACGGAGAAGTTCACTCACATGGGTTCTAAGAATTCTAAGGGTTTAAAAACAGGGGTCTCTTTCAATTAATGTTGGCGCTTGGGATCCCAACCTTAAcatcaattgaagggggcactgtttgggataaaatctgaactttgggccagagagaaagtcggcccaaacccaaggcccagaggaaaacttaggaggcaggaaagaggctttcggctgggcacaaattacaaaggccacctgcttacctgctcaaagaccacagggggtaggTTATTCAATCACTGCacagcccaataaagtactttattggtggcattcatgtaaaaaagctagtgagtcatcaccaaaccgcattcgggcaaccgccattgctacaggaacccaagctgaatccgtctataaaaggaggaagagaagacagaattaaggacactcaaacaaacaaacaaaagccaaaactctgctcaagccagatttgccttcaacaaagctgtagtcagcacaagccttcatcccgttcgggataaaccttcccaaacccctgtaatagctctgctaccttgttcttggtggtatcgattcattttgtatcctcttctccccATCAACCCCTTCtgaaagctttcagacctctgatagagccacaaagatagattttgtaagaagttcagccttggccgataaggttcaaacttgcccgactatctttgctctgtctttgtcttttctttcttttaaaagcacaataacatgttatatattctcagttatatacaagttatttctgGCAAAGTCACaatgaaaatgagtcttcagcacttgaatccgatctgAATCACGTCAGAGTTTAGATCAGATCTGAGGCTTAAGCCCGCGGGCATGTAATTGAAAGatcagtttaaaagtccttggcctcaaggcataaaaaagaactctatgtggactcaacccatccacgacgatccttgataagcgagaagtccgaagttacttggggcgcaagtaatcaatctatttctccgttttgttgctattatatcttgattcgtagaaaaggcttaagcatagagtgaattctgatagaaagcctcaaggcctacacctaaggccccacgaaggcatctatttagcttcattttatgttgcggtctagttggtccgagtataaggattaactctgatgggaagcctcaaggcctatacctaaggccctacaaaggcactcatttgggttcgtcctacctcttggattcagataatcaaaggtataatagtgataaaactctggcaaccataaaaggccaaatatgatacatccaagcgctggtttagtttgacaggaagcctcaaggcctatacctaaggcctcacaaaggcacctgttatatctaactcggtttctcgggcgtatacatattcaatcaaagcttaaacacccattcaacatctgccatactgaagatggcagtggcacgcctgagcacgataaagttaatcttgattgtgagcctcaaggcctacacctaaggccccacaaaggcaccctttcaaattaactctgtccttctctttcagaactgcccgacgagccttgcccgaagtgtgtcttgcccgaccaagatctgcccAACGAAGGCTTGCCCGAGCAAGCCCGAGAAGAAAGCAGGagtacgacagataccctcaaccgacgccattctcccaggggagctgtgtgctcgaccgccaggagattcctgcgacgaacaAGATGCAATGGAGGATTTACCACCTGGATATAGGTTCTACCCAACAGAGGAAGAGCTGATTTCGTTTTACTTGCAGAACAAACTTGATAGGAGGAGTGAGGACTTGAACCGAGTTCTGGACCGAATCATACCCGTTGTTTTCGTTTATGAGTTTAATCCATGGGAACTCCCACGTAATtcaacatctctctctctctctctctctctctctctctttctctctctctctgttttaaaattttatttaatatctCTTCCCTAATTACTTGTAGGATTTATGCTAGCTTCGGCTTGCTTAGCAATGGAGTTTACACCAAATTATAGCCAGTGTTTGTTTTTCATTACTTTCCCTGCGACCGTGCAGTTTCAGGATAATGAATGTTATATTTGTATAGAATACTAATTTACAGCATCGGgtatatatattgttgatatTCAATGAATATAATATGGACATAGTTTTAACAAACAACTGTAGATTTCGCACTGGTTATTTTTCAATAATCACTACCCTAACTGatttcaatttcctttttttattggtgtatatataaataaaatatgataTATGAATCTATTTTGCTAGCGTAGCTTGCAATTTCATGATCTACACTTTAATTCGTTAATTAGGTttataatgaattaaaatgaacTAATTAACAGAGGTTTCGGGAGAGGTGAGCCATGGAGATCCAGAGCAGTGGTTCTTTTTCATCCCAAGACAAGAGAGTGAAGCTCGAGAAGGAAGACAGAGGCGACTCACAACAACATGGTATTGGAAAGCAACAGGATCTTCGAGCATTGTTTACTCTTCCAATTCCAATTACAAACGACCCATCGGGCACAAAAGAACCATGGGTTTCTACACTGGCAGAGCTCCGCATGGAAAGAAAACCGAGTGGATGATGAATGAATACAAAGCCATCGAAGTTCATGCAGATCATAATAATCAACTATCAATGGCAGCTTCTTCATCAAACCCTAGTACAAGTACTCCTGCTCCCACGGTGAGTATACGTACTAATTAATTTCTTAGCtcaaaattttccttttgtcaatcTTAACTCAAAATTAACATTGATGTTTTAAAACTTCTCTATTAGAGAGGCTGTCAATAAGCGTTAAGGCAAGATTCAGCTTATGCACCCACGGTGAGTATACGTACTAATTGATATTTGTTTACATGCAGTTAAGGCAAGAATTCAGCTTATGCCGAGTGTATAAGAAATCGAAATGCCTTAGGGAATTTGACAGACCACCTCAAGGGATTGAGATCACAAGAAACCCTAGCTTAAACATTCAAGCAGCTCCTGCTCAGGGTGCAAATCATCTGGATCAACATTCGACAACATCGAATAGGAACCCTCAGAATATGGGAGAAAGAACAAACTTAAGCTCACTGGAGAGTTCATCCTCAGGAGACCATGGCCTTCATTCCTCTCAACCAGAACAAAGCGGGACTTTGCTAATGGCCGTTGAAAATGAAGCTATTTGGGATTGGGACGAATTAATGGATAATTGGCTTTAAGTGGTGGACAAGGTGAATATGAATAAAATTACGCTTCCACTAATGGAATGTTTAGCTACtaggaaaataaattaatgcAGGTGGAATCATTTGTAGGGTATACCCGTTCTGAGGTAAAAGTTTGTACTACAATTGGGAAAAGAAAGCCAAATTCATAACCTATCTTGATTCCTTTTGCttaatttgaaacaaaaatacaTAGGTTCTTTGTCTAATGTGTTTTCATGTTCTTGGACTATTTTGTATAACCTTCAAAGTTTGCAGAAGTAGCTAATAGAATTTATCCCTTTTTTTACATTAATAATAGTTATGCGTTGGTAATATTAAAATGGTGAGAATTGTTATTTTTTGGAGTCCAACTGATATAAGTATATATTCACTATATTAACTTTTATATCAGGTGCACAAAACTGATATTTTTTATCAGCTTTGTATATGATCAAATTCTATTTTGGAagtaatttttacttttatgttttcttCACGTACACTCTTATGTGTTTTTTAACCTTTAAATTGATTAAATGAAAAGAGAATTAAAGGACTCAAGTAAGAGAAGAAGTgcaaagaaagagaaaataagAGAGTAAAATTCACTATCCTTTGTTTCTTCAGCAACACTCCAAACTCTTTTGCATGAGTTATTCCTACATTGATAACGGTAAGTTCAAGCTATCAACAATATTTAGAAGGTTCTTTAACACAGTGGTGGAAAATAATTATGTTTAAATATTCTGATGTGGGTCGCCCACCGATTTTCCTCCCCCGTAACAACTAACTTGTTAACCCACTAACGCTATCACTATACTAAAAAAAGTATCAATAATATCGAtggcatgtatatatatttgggtaaaaaaaaaaagttgggaaTTGTACATGAGATATTTGAACCTACAACCCCTTCATCAACGTGGAATTTAAGGGGGGGGGTGTATTGTATATAGAGTTTGATAGACATCGCTTGATAATTCTGGAATCTCAGTGTATTCAATGTAGACTAAAAAGAGTCATCATGTAttgaataaatattttttatgtcTTCTAAAAAGTCTACGAAATTCATGTGGTATTTAATTATGACTTTTTGTAAGTCTGCAAaaatccaggtgtattcaaaaTTTCGTTgaatttaaaagattttaaaaagtCATGGATTTTGATGGACTTTTAGCGCTTTTATGGTAAGTTTTTTATCATATCAAATCCAACCTCTTCCCCCAAGATTTTGataaatttcattgtttctcaATTCTATAATGTTAAACTCCACTATCCACCATAATGCAATGACTATTATTGTTACCACTTCTACCACTATGTCACCAACACCGTCTTACCATCGCCACCAGCACTTTCATTTTCATGAGCATCATTGCGAGCCCTACTATGACCACCACCGAAACCTCCATCAACATGGCCACCACCTCTACCACCGTCATTGACACCCCTCACCACCGCCCTCATCCCTACTCCTAACAACACCCCACCACCACAATTACTACTTCTACTATTATCGCCACCACTAAAAGACACCAATTTTGCTGTCACCATCTTGGTGACAATCACCACATGATACTTTCACCACTATCGTTGCCACTACCACCTCATAAGGCCACTTTTCATGGTCATCTTCACAATAATAAATagtaaaaacttaaaaatattacTGCTTATTAATAAAATGGTCATTAAAATGTTATGACAATCCATtaaattctataaaaaaaaatctagcaTTGAACTCTCTAAATTTTATAAAAGTCAATTATTTAACTCATTTCTTTTTCACAAAGATATATCATTAAAAGTATATGAAATTTTACGGAGTTTAGAATAGTCTGTAAAAGTCTACATAAATAGCcatttagtactatggtctagtggtatttctcttcacttgtaagtgagaggtcttaggttcggttttcaccaaaagcgaatttgaaccacattattgctagtcatTGTGAGGCTAACCACCCCCCCTCCTCCCcctagtatagataatatcgtctattcaaaaaaaattatatacttAAATATATGAAAGTCTAACACctcaaaaaatcaacaaaaatccATATAAATCTTAATACACTACACGTCCTAAGTATCACTAAACCATATATAAGTAGTTTGCATGCAAACTGTATTTGTTTTCTGTTATTAATTAGCACCCCAAAATAATTACAAATAATAAGTTTAGTATGACTTTTTTTGCATTGCCATTAAAAGTTATGTTTTACATGGTCCCAATATAAAAGAGATTATGCATGATTATGTTTTTCTAcattgaggttaattgcaattTCAAATGCAGACATGATGTTGAtattttgtccaagtttgtAGTTAACGTGAAATAAATGTATGCATGTTAAGAATGGTTGACATAAATTGACATGAGTATATTTCATATTTGCATCTTTTTTCTAAGGGTACTAgaaagaccaaaattttaaactaaattttataaaccGTATGACGTTGTTGCTggtaattggattattacttaagtgttgattaacatacTTATTTCCTATTGCTGACACTTCatatggtttgcaaatttggccTAAAAAGTTGGTCCACCTAACATTACCCTTTTGCTAATCACTTATGCGATGTTtatacttttgtttttattaagcaactaatttcattaaaaataaaacacagTAATACAAAGTGAGGCAAATCCAAAGACAATCTACAACACTAGAGTAGAAATGCAGCCCATTACAAAGGTAAAATAAGCAAACAAGCCCCAAAAGTGAGCCTATAACAATGCTTAGGTCGAAAATTCTAGATCTGGAAAATAGGGGTGGGCAAGCCACCCGCGTTAAAAGCGTTCTCATAATCTTACCAAATAGTGCAAATTGCACTTTAGTAGTCACCAAAACTCAAAGCATGCCTCCAACCAAAgtccatggaggaagaactcaAAGAGCCAAatggccaaactagatgggcaGCAGCTCGTGGCTAGTAACataaatttggaaagaaaaaaaaaagggcatgAAACTCCTATCTGCGACAAGATTTGCTAACAAGTGAGACAAAACTCAAGAAAATTGAgataaagttataaaaaaataaaaaataaaaaaaagagaaaaaaactaCCGGAAATcaagaggaaaaaaaatgagaCAAGAAAGATggggtttaaaaaataaaaaaataaataaaaaaaaaagaggaaaaagagaCTAAGAAAAAAGGAGATGGGGTGCCACCGACACCGACACCGACACCGACCCCACCCAAGAGGGAGGCCCGGTGGCTGAAAACGAGATTAGTTTTGGGGGGAGGGGGTGTTGGGTTTTGACTTTTGGAAGAGAGGGAGCGGCGCATTATGGGATGTCTTTATACTAATATGATcaataaatataaacaattggATAAACCATCTAACAATACCACTAACCATATAACTAACAAAACCAAAATAAGAAAA is drawn from Malus domestica chromosome 14, GDT2T_hap1 and contains these coding sequences:
- the LOC103454058 gene encoding NAC domain-containing protein 90-like; this translates as MEDLPPGYRFYPTEEELISFYLQNKLDRRSEDLNRVLDRIIPVVFVYEFNPWELPQVSGEVSHGDPEQWFFFIPRQESEAREGRQRRLTTTWYWKATGSSSIVYSSNSNYKRPIGHKRTMGFYTGRAPHGKKTEWMMNEYKAIEVHADHNNQLSMAASSSNPSTSTPAPTLRQEFSLCRVYKKSKCLREFDRPPQGIEITRNPSLNIQAAPAQGANHLDQHSTTSNRNPQNMGERTNLSSLESSSSGDHGLHSSQPEQSGTLLMAVENEAIWDWDELMDNWL